Genomic window (Pseudomonas hydrolytica):
GTTCCTCCAGGATCTGCCGGTAATACTCGTTACGAAGGCCAAGACCGAAACCCAGAGTTTTGCGCTTACTCATTCGAGACTCCAGCAGGGGAGTGGCATGCACTCCCCTGAACCGCCTTATTCGCTGGTTTTGCCACCGGCTTCGTCACATTTGGTCTGGGTCATCAACTTGAACCCTTGGCCTTTGCATTCGCCTTGGCCTTTGCAGTCGTTTTTCGCGGTCATGCAGTCGTTCTGCCCTTTGCAACCATTGATCCCGAAGCACTTCACTTCTGCTGCTTTGGTTTCCTGAGCAGCCTGGACGGGCAGGGTGGAGAACAGGCTGGCGGCCACCAGAGCCAAGGCGGCACCGGTAGCTACGTTGGATTTGTTCGACATAGTGGCTATCTCTCTTGATTGTTTGATGGTCGCGATCCGTCGGTGCGAATGAACGAGTTAGCTCAGGCATTGCTACCGATCAGGCCCATGGAATCCGCAAGGCTGCGCGGGCAGGAAGACAGTACCGAGCCTTCAAGAGGGCCTACAAGAAAGAAATAGCAAACTGACAGAACTGTAATGTTCGGATCAGGTTGCTGACAGGGCGTCGTGGTTAACGTAGCAGCGAGCTTAACGCTCGTCCCCACTAGTTACAGGGGCTTCTAAACTTCTGAGGATTAACGAAATGAAATCGATCAAAACCCTGTTTGTAGTTGCTGCCCTGAGTGTTTCCAGCCTGGCGATGGCCGAAGGCGGTGCTGATCGCACGTTTGCACGCATGGAACAAGCCCGCCAGGTCTCGCTGGAAGCCTATCAGTTGGCCAAGCAGCAGAACGATGAAGCTCCTGTCGCCGGCAGCCAAGCCAAACAGGCGGAACACGCCAGCTGCTGAGCCCCCTCAACCTTACAGAAATGTAATCACCCGGATGGTTGAGATATGGCAGTTTCATACTGCTTGGTGTCAGGGGGAACTTGCGCAGCACGCAAGGCTTGAAGATCAAATCTCCCGACACTGGAGCAGTCAATGAACCCGAGACCGGATGCATATCACCGGCTCATCTGACGGATTGGACATAACGGCATGCAAAGCAAAACCACAAGACGTACTTTCGTCAAAGGCCTCGCCGCCGCCGGTATTCTCGGCGGCATGGGCATGTGGCGCACGCCGGTCTGGGCGGTAACCAGCCCAGGTCAGCCGAACGTGCTGAGCGGTAACGATTTCGACCTGTTTATCGGAGAGACTCCGGTAAACATCACCGGCGCAGCGCGTACCGCCATGACGATCAATGGCTCGCTGCCAGGCCCAATCCTGCGCTGGCGGGAGGGCGAGACCGTGACGTTGCGCGTACGCAACCGCCTCAAGGAGGACACGTCCATTCACTGGCACGGCATTATCCTGCCGGCGAACATGGATGGCGTTCCGGGCCTGAGCTTCCATGGCATCGCCCCCGACGGCATGTATGAGTACAAGTTCAAGGTCAACCAGAACGGCACCTACTGGTATCACAGCCACTCGGGGCTCCAGGAGCAAGTCGGCGTATACGGCGCGCTGGTCATCGACGCCAAGGAACCCGAGCCCTTCAGTTACGACCGTGATTATGTCGTGCTGCTGAGCGACTGGACCGATGAAAATCCAGCGCGGGTACTGGCCAAGCTCAAAAAGCAGTCGGACTACTACAACTACCACAAGCGCACCGTTGGTGATTTCATCAATGACGTGAGCGAGATGGGGTGGTCCGCTGCGGTAGCCGATCGCAAGATGTGGGCCGAGATGAAGATGAGCCCGACGGATCTCGCTGACGTCAGTGGCTACACCTACACCTACCTGATGAATGGCCAGGCACCTGATGGCAACTGGACCGGCATATTCAAACCGGGCGAAAAGATCCGCCTGCGCTTCATCAACGCCTCGGCGATGACCTATTTCGATGTGCGCATCCCGGGCCTGAAGATGACTGTGGTTGCGGCCGATGGTCTGCACGTCAAACCGGTCAGCGTCGACGAGTTCCGTATCGCCGTGGCCGAGACCTACGACGTGATCGTCGAACCAGACAGCGAACAGGCCTATACCGTGTTTGCCCAATCC
Coding sequences:
- a CDS encoding copper resistance system multicopper oxidase, which encodes MQSKTTRRTFVKGLAAAGILGGMGMWRTPVWAVTSPGQPNVLSGNDFDLFIGETPVNITGAARTAMTINGSLPGPILRWREGETVTLRVRNRLKEDTSIHWHGIILPANMDGVPGLSFHGIAPDGMYEYKFKVNQNGTYWYHSHSGLQEQVGVYGALVIDAKEPEPFSYDRDYVVLLSDWTDENPARVLAKLKKQSDYYNYHKRTVGDFINDVSEMGWSAAVADRKMWAEMKMSPTDLADVSGYTYTYLMNGQAPDGNWTGIFKPGEKIRLRFINASAMTYFDVRIPGLKMTVVAADGLHVKPVSVDEFRIAVAETYDVIVEPDSEQAYTVFAQSMDRTGYARGTLAVQEGLSAPVPSPDPRPLIAMGDMGMDHGSMGGMDHGNMAGMDHGSMAGMDHGSMQGGMAGMDHSQMAGMDHSGMAGMAGMAGAMQAHPASETNNPLVDMQTMTPTHKLDDPGIGLRDNGRRVLTYSDLRSTFLDPDGREPSRTIELHLTGHMEKFSWSFDGIKFSDAEPLRLKYGERVRITLVNDTMMTHPIHLHGMWSDLEDANGNFLVRKHTIDMPPGSKRSYRVTADALGRWAYHCHLLLHMEMGMFREVRVDE
- the bufA2 gene encoding BufA2 family periplasmic bufferin-type metallophore is translated as MSNKSNVATGAALALVAASLFSTLPVQAAQETKAAEVKCFGINGCKGQNDCMTAKNDCKGQGECKGQGFKLMTQTKCDEAGGKTSE
- a CDS encoding co-regulatory protein PtrA N-terminal domain-containing protein, coding for MKSIKTLFVVAALSVSSLAMAEGGADRTFARMEQARQVSLEAYQLAKQQNDEAPVAGSQAKQAEHASC